From the genome of Takifugu rubripes chromosome 10, fTakRub1.2, whole genome shotgun sequence:
CCTCAGCCGGGAAGCCTGGCCTGATACCTGTTACAGATAACCCAGAATATTTTGGATTATTATTAAATCCTTCACATTCGGGATCCTCACAACTGTGGTAAGataacaatgtgtgtgtgcgtgtgttttctgtgttcagAGGACCTTTTTTCCAAGTACATCCAGGAAGACCTCATCGACTGTGGAGGATGTGGAAACGTGTTTAGCAGCTTCCGCATAAGAGATCATTTCCCTGTGAGGCCCTCTTCTTTATCCACCACACCCACACGTGCGCGCAGTTGCACTCGTGCGCGTCCAATCATCAACTGTCGAGTCTTAAAAAAACGACTTTTTTCCCTCGGGTTGCCATCAAACGCATCCCCAGAGGAAACGTCGGCTTCACTCAGGACCGAAATGGAAACCGAATCCCCACAGAAGTGGCCATCATGCAGAAGCTCCCTCAGGACACGGCAGGATCCGCTGCTCAcgtgcagctgctggactggtACCATCTCTTCTTTCAGGTGCTCCTGGTGCTGGAGAGGCCCGTGCACTGCACTGACCTCTttcgctgctgcaggagcaaGAGCAAGCACGTCCTGGAGGAAGACAAGGCTAAAGTAAGCTCCTGGAATGTTCTTGGAACCTgctataaaaagaaataaaaaagatctATATATAGAAAGTTGGAGAGGAAATCAGCCATGCTGTTAATTACATTATTCAGATGGTTGGAGGTTGTATCAAAGGTGTGAAAGATGCCTGTAAAAAGTGGCCGTGAACAGTCAAACAGGCACCAACCCCCAGATCTTCTTGCTCCTTTCTCAGGCCATCATGAAACAGTTGATAGAAGAAGTTAAAGTCTTTGATAATGAGGGCATTTTTCACCAAGATTTGAAGCTTGAAAACATCCTGATCAACACAAACTCGGAGGAGCCGCAAATCTGGGTGATTGATTTCGGTGTGGGATGCTTCTACACCAAGCGATCGGTGTGTCGCGTCTTCCAGGGTAAGACCTTCCCCCTCGGGCTGGATTTTTCCTCATTAACCTGCTGACTGTATGAGCCTCACCTGTGTCCTAACCTACAGGAACACCCCAGCATGTGCCCCCAGAGTATAATTTAAGGGGTAGATACATGGCCGGCCCTATGACGGTGTGGCAGCTGGGCGTGGTCCTTTATGATATGCTCCATAAAGAAAAGTTTGAGACTGTTCCTTTTCTCTTGAAAGAACAGAGGATAAAGGAGGATCTGCCCAAAGTAGGACTCACCATTTCCACAGCTGTCTGAAGCCTTAATCTCTAACCGTTTCCGTCCCTCCCAACTCCTCTTTAGGCCACCATTTCTCTCCAGACTGTAGGCATTTTTTGGAAAGGTGTTTGGCCATATCCCCGGACAGCCGGATGACACTGGAGGAGATGCAGGGTCACCAGTGACTCTTCAGATCTACGAGATTCTCTTTCTGATGGGAGCAAAGCTGCTGGTGGTGAAACTGCTGGGTTTGTATGACGCTCAGCTCAAAGGTGCCAAAAAACATTAAGGTGAAAGAGGCAGGTGCCGCGTGGACGATGACGCCACGGAAACCTTGTTACgctttaaagaaacaaaaccgATACCCAGCTGTCACCACATGCAGCACCACTGCCTTGCAATGTATTTACAGAACCTTGTGCAGAGCCCCAACCCCCTACAGAACCCTCCCCCCAACCACCCGAATCTGCCCGTAAAGGTCGTGAACAGATTTGGTGACTCCGTGGAGTCCAAGATTAATACAACTTACTGGGGAAAAGGATGTAAATAGCATTTATTAACATTGTTGCTATCAACATTAGCGCACCGATTATTCAGGCCAAGACtttggaggatttttttttaattccacatTTTCCAGCAGCTTTTCCAAGAAAATGTGGTCAAAATTGCTTTAAAGATTTAATGATGGAATCTCACTGGAGAACCTGCCAGAACTCCTCTGTGGTAAATTAACCTACCTCTCTTTTttgctacttcctgttttattttgaaagtactTATGCTCTGCTCTGTGACTTCCGGTTTTCGTGTCGTCCGCAGCGCTGATTCCAGCAGCCCCGCCCTAATGCGTTGCACCTGTGTCCCATTGTCTTTCCTCTCCTGGTGTATTTAGTGTCTCTGTGACAGGTTGTCTTTGTCTCTTTGTTCCAGCAACAATAGTCAGTTTCTAGAGGTTTTTTGTCTCTGTCTTGTCCTCtttgtcccctctgtcccctctgtctgcgttgcctgtcagtcacctgtggATCCAACCCGTTTTCCGTTAAATAAGATGAACTTTGAAAACCGGTTGTGTGACGTGCACGTGCGTCCGCCCTTTGTGTAGTGTCACAACTATTTGATCTGAAAACAActattttgtgtttaaaaaaatatatgctAATATCTTAACGTTATTTTAAGTAGGAcccaaaacagcaaaaaaaatagCAAAGGATTTTCTCAAAATGAAACTCTTTCATGTATCTCCTACTTAAAGATAAAAGCTCATGTACATATTTAAGGGCAGTTACAGCTGATATATAAattgaatgtaaaaaaatatattaacatTCCAACAAACCTGAACCCGGAAAAGAAATGTTAAGTTAGTATATTTTAAATAAGTATAAATTAATAATAGTCGAACAGAAATAGTTAAAATTTGGATGACctggatttttctttctcttcacaCACTGGTTGGGgtttatttcatcattttgtATCCTTTATAGAAATATTCTTTAATTTTCCAACAAAACTATAATAATAACAGACACTTTGAATAAGTGCAGAGATCCTGAAAGTTGATTAGCATTATCACAACAGTGGGCTAACAGAATTGAAGGGCTTGATTGCTGTATGTGTGTCTGGTTCACAAGGCTCCAATGAAAATCACTTTTTCCCCAATTTGCAGCCAAAACACAAGCCAAACAAAAGCTTGTGCAATTTGACAATGTCACCGGGGACACTGACAGGAGACCGCTCTCAACCTATAACTTAAGGCCTCGTAAAAGGAAAAACCTCTTCAAAGACGTAAGCCAGGCAAAAAAGGGGCTTTTTTCGGACAGTGATCAAGGTCAGTCCATCAAAGGAGTCCCTCGCAACTGCGTGGTGTTGAAATGAAACCAGCTATTGGCGGTATTAAGCAATgcgacacaaacacacccgGTCTCCGAGAGCACGCTAGGATGTTTTGTTAGCTACAGCCAGACTGGTGGTTGTCTGTCTCATGCAACGGTCCTGAAATAACCCATCGgcgtttttctccttttgtagACAGGATCTCAACACAAGAGTTAAGACATGTTAAACGGAGGCCGACCCCGTTTCCATTGTCTTGGCATCGGGGATCAAGAACTGAGAGACCGTCTGCAACTAGGCAAGAATTTGAAGAAAAACCAGGAAAGAGCGCTGGGAGGAAGACGAGCACATACggacagagaagaaagaaaaggaagatccTCAGCAACAGCGATAAACAGAAACTGAGAGCAATCCGAACAGGTCGGTAATCCAAGGGATTTGGTTTCCGTTTTATTGTGGAAATCAACCGTACACCTGCTGACTGTTTCAATCACAtgtggagttcctcaaggttctatCCTATagctccttctcttctccctgcACCTGTTGCCCCCAGAACTAAAACAGTTCCATTTTTATGCAGACAACAGTCAAATATTTGTGTTCCTAAAGGTCAGGTCTGGTACCATGAGACGGGAGCGCATGTCTCCAGGTTTAGCATCACTCCACTAGCTTCCTGTTCACTTTGGAATTCAATTTAAGATTGTTTTCAAATGGTAGTTTTTCAAAACTTGTGCAATCAGCTCCCCCTACAGGCCTGGCTGACTCGCCCCATATTTAAATGCTTGAAAACTCACTTCTTTTCTTTGGCTTTTTAACCCGgcagtgttttattgtgttttttattcatgTGCAGCGCTGTGTGTAGCAAAGTGTCTTATAAATGCAGTtgagttgtgttgtgtgttcagCTGTGTTCCAGTCCAAGTACAAAGAGATGTATATGATCGGCCGTGGAGGATTTGGAGATGTGTTTGCAGGCTCTCGCATAAAAGATAATTTACCTGTGAGTCCCTCtctgtccaacacacacacacacacacacacacacacacacacacacacacgcattaaTAAAACTGCCCTCTTCGCAGGTTGCTATCAAACACATCCCTCAAAGGAACATCTACTCCAAACTCAGGGTAACGACAGTCTTGTCTGTGCACAGATCTACTCTCACAGCTCCAGGAAAAtctgattttctctttttttcttttttttctattttgttgTGAAACTCTCAGGACCGAGATGGAAACCGAATTCCTACAGAAGTAGCCCTCATGCTAAAGCTCACATGGCAGAAGGGGGGATCCGCTGCTCAtgtgcagctgctggactggtACGACCTTTTCAATCAAGTGATCCTGGTGCTGGAGAGGCCCGTGCCCAGCGTCGACCTCTTTCGCTACTGCAGATACAGAAGCAAACATATCTTAGGGGAGGACCAGGCTAAAGTAAGCTCCTGGAATATACGTGTATGTTCACGTGTACATGTCTTTTTAAAACTGGACACGAACGAGTGCAAGTCAAACAGGCACCAACCCCCAGATCTTCTTGCTCCTTTCTCAGGCCATCATGAAACAGTTGATAGTTGAAGTTAAATTCATTGATAATAAGGGCATCTTTCACCGAGATTTGAAGCTTGAAAACATCCTGATTAAAACCAACTCGGAGGAGCCGCAAATCTGGGTGATTGATTTCGGTGTGGGATGCTTCTACACCAAGCGATCGGTGTATCGCGTCTTCCAGGGTAAGACCTTCCCCCTCGGGCTGGTTTTTTCCTCATTAACCTGCTGACTGTATGAGCCTCACCTGTGTCCTAACCTACAGGAACACCCCAGCATGTGCCCCCAGAGTATAATTTACGGGGTAGATACAGGGCCGGCCCTACGACAGTGTGGCAGCTGGGTGTGGTCCTGTTTGAAATGCTCCACGATGAAGACTTTTCCACCATTCCTTTCCTTCTAAATAAGATGCTCATGAACAAATATCTGTCTGCAGGTAGGACACGAAAgctaacattttttaaaatcctaaaCTCTGACCTCTATCACTCTTCTTGTGTAACCGTCTTTCTTTCTTCAGAGTGTTTAGACTTCCTGGACGGGTGTTTGAAGATATTTCCCATGGAGCGAAAGACACTGGAAGAGCTGCAGTTTCACCCGTGGTTGAATCAAAAAACTAGCATCTTCTCATTGTTTGGGAGCTGATTGAACAGTATCACATTTGTGTATCTCCTGTTGTGAACTTACGCTCTTAGAAATAATTCATGAAGTTAGTAAATCACACTTGAAATCTAACTTTTCAACCTTAAACATGGTGTGTTGCACGAAAAAGGTTTAGCCACTTTGAAGTCAGCTAAAATCGATTTGCCGATTTTCATTGAATACCCGTTCACGTGAATTCAGGGGAATAATGGCAGACTGACCTGTGGATCAAGCAGGTCAACACCACCCATTGCTTCATAGCCTAGCTTAACCACCCCCACGGGTAACCGTCAATGGGCCCCTTAACCATTTTGCTGACACCAAGGAGTTTGGAGGTTTGGTGTATTATATAACGTCTACCGTAGAGGGTATCACGGGGAGGGAGCACCTTGAGAAACACGTCTTTGTTCCAGCTCGCTTCCTTGATTACAAACTGAGCTGGAAGAATCTGTCACAGGTCACCGTGATAAACACCACTGCAGCACTCCTGTAGACTCCCACTGACTAATACATGTAGAATCTCCAAGCTAGGTCATGACCAGGAGATACCATCACACAATAGCCTAAGAGGAGCTGACAGTCATGTGGAAGGACTGGACAAAATCTTACAACTTTACACAAATTATGCTAAAAAATGACTACTAACCAAGAAGTAAAGTCAGTGAAGACATCAACGGCTTGAGATGTGGCAGCCAGAGGCCTCCAGTGTTTACCACAACACTGGTTTAAAGGGGAGGACAGCCTGCTGCCAGTGATGTTTGAACCCTTTCTGATGAGTCTCTGGTAGCTCACTCCCCTTAAACGTAACAATCCTCAACAGTTCTCATGAATCAAGCGAAAGGAACAACCTGAAACTGTCACAGCTGTCTCAAAAACATTCTTTTGGAGTTAAATATGCCCTGGCTTGGCTGTCCTGTTGCACTTCATGTATTATGGCTGTGGTGTgaaacataaccctaaccctaaccctaaccctaaccctaaccctaaccctaagcggATGTTCTGGCTGATTGCAGCGTATTTCTAATCCGTACGTGAAATGATCACGTGACCTTCTGGCCGTCTGGTGAGACTTGAGGGAGGCTGCATGGATGTGCTGGAACCTTGGAGTGATTGAGTGAAAAGGTTTCTGCTGACAGTGTGACAGTAGAGGAAGTTGTTTGAGTTCTCGACTTCCTCCCACTCAGCAGGTAGCTGCCTCTTTATGCCATAATTACATCCAGACCTGAAGCCTCTCGCTGTTTTTCCACTTCTTCCCTAAGGTTTAGTAGATGGTCTGGAAAAATCATGCCAGATGTGTCAGTGTGTCTCCTCAGTGCCTCAATCCCATATACAGAGCTTCCATGAGTGTCATTATGAGGGAACgggtgttgctctgctgctgctgcatgagTGGACTAAAACACTGTGTTAGAGATAATATTTAGTTCAATTCACATGTGTGTTATTTGTACAGTAATGTGAGAAGAGGCTGCAGCCAGGCTACATGTTCAACCATGCAGAATTCAGctatttagtttattttttataatttAATTAGTGTTGTTTTCCCCATTTTCCCCAGGATTTCCATCTTGTTACTTTACAACAttcaaatacaaaaaaaaacaacaaaatttcaATTCTGGTGATGATTAATTACTATTCTTCACAGGCCGTCACTGTGCGCATGCGCGTGAGTTTAACAGCTGTGGGGTCCGGAAGCGTGAGCCATCTTGCCGTGTATACGATCTTTGTCAGGCTCGTCAGCTGGGTGGAACTCCGACAAAAGTTGCCCGAATGACATTTTCTATCGGGATGGTGCTTTGACTCGGACCGTGGCGGTGTTGTTTTAATTGATTGCTCGTTGCCCTTCACCATGGATTTTAATGTTAAGCGGCTAGCCGCAGACGCCGGTACTTTCCTGAGCCGCGCAGTTCAAGTAAGTTTGGCCACTTAGGTCCTGAAAGTTGGTGACATCAAACGTTTGCTGGTAGCCTAGCCAGCCGGCTAGCGTTAGCTTGCTTGCTAAAGTATAGACGCGTCAGTGGCTCTTTATTGTGGACCTTTATTAGCTTGCCGGCCTTTTCTTTTATCAGAAAGCAGACAATATCTTCATAAAAACAGCGATTTtactaaataaatgttttaaacgTTCTGATCCCGGAGGCGGTTTGGTTAGCAGAACCATTGGAGCAGGCTTCCGTAAACTGTAAATAACCACCCAATATTTAATAACTAGTCCGTGCATGTTGCAGATGTCTCGTTATTGACAGGTATGTTCTACACCCCTTTCTGAAGACAGTGTGCACGTTTTTAGTTGGTTGGTTTCGTTTTCAGTTCACCGAAGAGAAGTTTGGCCAGGCTGAAAAGACAGAGTTGGATGCCCATCTGGAGAACCTGTTGGTCCGGGCTGAGAACACCAAACTCTGGACAGAACGCATCATGAAGCAGACTGAagtcctgctgcagccaaaccCAAGTGAGAACCCGCTCCTTGTGTGTCACACACTGCTGCCACATTACAGTCACACAtctgtgtccacacacacacacacacacacacacagatgacctGCAGAGCGGTCGCACGTGTTGCTGTGGTTCAGTAATGTGAAATGGAACCAGAAACGGTGTGGGTCTCCTAAGGTGTGGCGTGCGTCTGCCTGGGGTTCGGCTCACTGTAGTCCCATGACTGTAATTCAATTTTCTCGTTGCAGATGTCCGGCTTGAGGAATTTGTgtacgagaagctggagaaaaaaGCCCCGACGCGGATGAACAACCACGAGTTGCTCGGCCAGACCATGATCGACTCGGGAAGTGAATTTGGTCCCGGAACTGCCTACGGTGGGCGAAACGCTGAAGACGTCTGAAGCATTTTAGCTTCTTTATGTTAATGCTTATCACTGGAGGCTTGAAGAGAACATCTTCCTTGTTCTGTTGTGATGGTAAACAGGGGTTTCATCCCCTGCAGAATTCCCCACAGATTAACAATCATTTGCGCTCATCTGATGCCAAAACACTCCTAAAGTCTCCTTTAAtacctcctctgctctcctgtaAACATTTCAGGCAACGCGCTGATGAAATGTGGCGAGACGGAGAAGCAGATCGGCGGCGCCGAGCGGGAGTTCATCCACGGCGCCGCCATCAACTTCCTGACGCCTTTCAGAAACTTCCTAGAGGGCGACTTCAAAACCATCCTGGTGAGACACTCGTGTTGGAACACGGTTGCACTTATGGGGCCTCCGACGGGTCACCGTCTCCACGGGCGTTTACGTCCCCGGTTCGAGAGGTTCATTACGAGTGGAAGGACCCCGTCTTAGCGCGAGGGCGGCGCTCGCGTAGCGGCAATAATGTTGTGCTGGTGCGATGAACCTGTCCTTCTCTGTGCAGAAAGAGCGGAAACTGCTGCAGGTCAAGCGTTTGGACTTGGATGCAGCCAAAACCCGACTAAAGAAAGCCCGGATGGCTGACGCCAGAGCTGCCGTAAGTGTGCCCCTCGCCCCTCGCCCCTCGGCTCGGGGGGCTAGCTTAAATCAAGGGTTTGGTGGCTGTTTTAGCAGAGcgttcctccagctgcagtTCTTTTTGGGCGTGTCCTGCTGTCCCCCATCCCAAGCCACACAAGCCGTGACTGACAAACCTGATTACGCAACATTAAGCTTAAAGTCACATGACTCCGGGACGCTTGTTTCCTTCCCCTTTCTGgaggttcctgctgcagcctcctaTTTAATGTCTCTACTGTTTCATAGGCTGAGGATCAGCATTAAGGCCCTTCAGCCGTCAGTCTTCCTGCCCAGATTCGGGCTCGTGTCCCAGCAAAGATGTTTTCAGGACGTGTTCATGCCATGTTCACGCCATGTTTACGCCTTGGCGTTGATCTGCTAGTTGTTTGGCTCAATGGGAGGCCTGTTTGGTCGTGAACTAATATGTGAACCTCTGAACAAACGCCTGCTGTCAGCAGTGAGCTGAACGCTCCAGGACCTCTAAACatgacggacggacagacagatagacaggcaggtagacagacagacagatagacaggcaggtagacagacagatagacaggcaggcaggtagacagacaggcagacagacgttTCTACTGTGACACCAGCAGCTCTAACGACTGTGtcactgtttttaaaatgcaagGCAGCAGATGTGCGCAGAGGAAGTGACGGAGGTGAGTGGAATGTTGGagccatctcacacacacacacacacacacccacggaCACAAAGTCCAACCGCCCAGGATCAGtgtaaaaagctgctgttgtctGTGCCTCCATCTCACCCACCGCTCACCGGTTCTCCTTAGAGGACGTCCACACCTCCCAGTGTCAGCTGGACAGAGACGGGGACAGCGAGGGCCTTTGTCCCCCGCCAGCCTCGGCTCCACGCCATCTGTTCATGAGTCTCTGTCGCCATTGTCCCAGCAGCTCTCATATCGGCTCCTCTGGGTCAATATGAGGAGGAGGCCAGAAAGGCCGTGTGCACGTGTTGCCGCCGCGTCCTGTCACGTTCCCTCCTCTGTGCTTGTTGAGTCTTGTTTTGTGGTTTCCCGCCCGTCTTTTTCTGACCCACAACGCAACTTTTGGTTTCACTTTCCGGTTTGGCCTAAGATTCTGTCAAAGGCGTtgacgtttgtgtgtttgtttgcatcgACTCTACCGTTGCAAGTGTTGCACATCTGaacaccgtgtgtgtgcgtgcgtgtgcgcgcgcgtgtgtgtgtgtgtgtgtcctcaggcgGAGCAGGAGCTGCGGATGACCCAGAGTGAGTTTGACCGGCAGGCAGAGATCACCCGTCTGCTGTTGGAGGGCATCAGCAGCACGCACGTACGTGATGCAGCTgagtccagctgctgctttcGCTCTTGGACGACAGAACGTGCGCGCGCTCTGTCCCCGCGTGCGCCGCTACCGTCTGCATAGCAACATGTAGCATTCCTGCCTCGTCATTAGACCGTGTTTATTTAGAAACGCGCTCCTGCTCGTGTGTGTCCAGGCTCACCATCTGCGCTGTCTGAATGACTTGGTGGAGGCCCAGACGACCTACTACGCCCAGTGTTACCAGTACATGGTGGacctgcagaagcagctgggcaggtgaccccccccccccccatatgatcAATGCTGCCTCTGACATGTGTGATTTGACTCCGACGTCAACGCTGTCAttcactccccctcctccccacagtttcccctcctccttcaccaaCAATAACCAGTCGGCGGCGTCCGGGGGGGCCAGCGCTTCGGCGCCCACCATCCCGGTGTCGGCCTCCCTGCCCAGCGCGGGCGGCGGCTCCACGGCGTCGGGCGGGTTCAACGAGCTGCGCAGCTCCAGCGCCAGCCGCCGAGCCCGCGTGCTTTACGACTACGACGCCGCCAGCAGCAGCGAGCTGTCGCTGCTGGCCGACGAGGTGAGCGTGCCACCGaacgtttgggggggggcaacgcGAGCCGGTAACCGCATCAACGCCGTGTCTGCCTTCACAGGTGATCACCGTCAGCAGCGTCCCCGGCATGGATTCTGACTGGCTGATGGGAGAGAGGGGCAACCAGAAGGGCAAAGTTCCCATCACTTACCTGGAGCTGCTTaactgagcccccccccacccccccgtgaTGTCATATTTATATCGTGTTGCAGTGACGGGCCTCGTTTCTTCGCCTCCGCTCGGCCCGTTCCCTCGCAGAACCAGGGTTCAGCACCGATGTCTTTGAGTGCAGCTGCACGCCCCCTAAAGCCACTTCTGCGTGTAGCCATGCAAATGTGCACCGTGTGCCTGACACCCCCCCCGATCCTAAACCTCTATGTTTATGTCCTTTCCCTTTGATGGTGACTGAAACCCTGGACCCTACATTCAAATGGACAAAGTGCACTTCAGGCTGAAGTGGAGAGTGATTCTGATCCTTCCCGAGTcttatttgatcatttttacacTCCCGTAGCAGTTAGGACGCCCCTCGTCATCAAAAGTGTCTTGTTGTTTTATAAACAGTAGATTATTTACTGTGTGTGAGCTTTTTCCCCAAAAATCTCTGGAAAATGAGTAAACGGCCTTATTCCAGTAGTGGTGATGATTTAATGTGGCAGATTAAGAGTCGGAGCCGCCGACAGACCAGGAGTTGGAAAACTCAGATGCCATCCAGTGCCTCTTCAGTCCGTCTCCGTGGTGGCTCCCCCAGCAGTATTGAGACTAAAAGTCTCCTCTGAATGAACCCTAAGATTCCTGAGTTATTGGGAAGTTTAAAACAAGCACATCTTTATGAAATAGAATGTGAGATTTTTATTATGTATGGTGTTGGTTTACCAGTAGAATATTGTCAAACTTGCATTTCAGCTCCACTAATTGGTCTCGCTTTGTACCGGGAGATTAAACTTAATTGCTACGCAGCTGCATCTTGTTTAATGGGTTGCTGATAAAAATGGCCAACGTTTGTACGAGGATCACATAATATGATGCattcaaataaaatcaattgCCAACGTGAAGCTGTTTTTGATTTATGTCGCGCCCGGCTGCGATTCCTGCTGCGGCCGCCGGGGGGCGCCAGAGAATTAACTTTAAATTTAAcccaatgttgttttttgttcttaactatgtgtgtgcgtacgtgcgtgcgtgtgtgtgtgtgtggggggggggggggggggggggggggtcatataATCGAGCTTTATAACAGCTCCTGTTGTCAATCCTTATTGTTAATGAGGCATTCTAAGCTGAGTTTGGAACCGCAAAGGTCGATGCTCTGTTTTTCAGTATTCCCTGActcacaccccccaccccccacccccatttcACAATTCCAAAGCTTCCTATATTTGCAGCTGTGCATCACAGACGCAGAAAAGACAGTAATGtcttacatttttaaaatccagCTGAAACCTGCTCGAAGAGGAGCGAAAGCTCACAGCTTTTGTTCTGAAGGCTGATCCGGAGCAGCGCTGGGATCAGGAAGAGTTCGCAGGAAGCGC
Proteins encoded in this window:
- the LOC115251282 gene encoding serine/threonine-protein kinase pim-2-like; the protein is MQKLPQDTAGSAAHVQLLDWYHLFFQVLLVLERPVHCTDLFRCCRSKSKHVLEEDKAKAIMKQLIEEVKVFDNEGIFHQDLKLENILINTNSEEPQIWVIDFGVGCFYTKRSVCRVFQGTPQHVPPEYNLRGRYMAGPMTVWQLGVVLYDMLHKEKFETVPFLLKEQRIKEDLPKATISLQTVGIFWKGVWPYPRTAG
- the LOC101074494 gene encoding serine/threonine-protein kinase pim-1-like isoform X1, translating into MGAKLLVVKLLAKTQAKQKLVQFDNVTGDTDRRPLSTYNLRPRKRKNLFKDVSQAKKGLFSDSDQDRISTQELRHVKRRPTPFPLSWHRGSRTERPSATRQEFEEKPGKSAGRKTSTYGQRRKKRKILSNSDKQKLRAIRTAVFQSKYKEMYMIGRGGFGDVFAGSRIKDNLPVAIKHIPQRNIYSKLRDRDGNRIPTEVALMLKLTWQKGGSAAHVQLLDWYDLFNQVILVLERPVPSVDLFRYCRYRSKHILGEDQAKAIMKQLIVEVKFIDNKGIFHRDLKLENILIKTNSEEPQIWVIDFGVGCFYTKRSVYRVFQGTPQHVPPEYNLRGRYRAGPTTVWQLGVVLFEMLHDEDFSTIPFLLNKMLMNKYLSAECLDFLDGCLKIFPMERKTLEELQFHPWLNQKTSIFSLFGS
- the LOC101074494 gene encoding serine/threonine-protein kinase pim-1-like isoform X2, which encodes MLTKTQAKQKLVQFDNVTGDTDRRPLSTYNLRPRKRKNLFKDVSQAKKGLFSDSDQDRISTQELRHVKRRPTPFPLSWHRGSRTERPSATRQEFEEKPGKSAGRKTSTYGQRRKKRKILSNSDKQKLRAIRTAVFQSKYKEMYMIGRGGFGDVFAGSRIKDNLPVAIKHIPQRNIYSKLRDRDGNRIPTEVALMLKLTWQKGGSAAHVQLLDWYDLFNQVILVLERPVPSVDLFRYCRYRSKHILGEDQAKAIMKQLIVEVKFIDNKGIFHRDLKLENILIKTNSEEPQIWVIDFGVGCFYTKRSVYRVFQGTPQHVPPEYNLRGRYRAGPTTVWQLGVVLFEMLHDEDFSTIPFLLNKMLMNKYLSAECLDFLDGCLKIFPMERKTLEELQFHPWLNQKTSIFSLFGS
- the sh3glb1a gene encoding endophilin-B1a, giving the protein MDFNVKRLAADAGTFLSRAVQFTEEKFGQAEKTELDAHLENLLVRAENTKLWTERIMKQTEVLLQPNPNVRLEEFVYEKLEKKAPTRMNNHELLGQTMIDSGSEFGPGTAYGNALMKCGETEKQIGGAEREFIHGAAINFLTPFRNFLEGDFKTILKERKLLQVKRLDLDAAKTRLKKARMADARAAAEQELRMTQSEFDRQAEITRLLLEGISSTHAHHLRCLNDLVEAQTTYYAQCYQYMVDLQKQLGSFPSSFTNNNQSAASGGASASAPTIPVSASLPSAGGGSTASGGFNELRSSSASRRARVLYDYDAASSSELSLLADEVITVSSVPGMDSDWLMGERGNQKGKVPITYLELLN